From the genome of Vicia villosa cultivar HV-30 ecotype Madison, WI linkage group LG2, Vvil1.0, whole genome shotgun sequence, one region includes:
- the LOC131653372 gene encoding protein SRG1-like isoform X2 encodes MEEIKNFSGTSLLVPSVQELAKNNISAVPARYIQSQLEEFVINETDDGILEIPVINMKKLLSLEFGSEELAKLHLACKDWGFFQVVNHDVSSSLVETVELEIHEFFNLPMSEKKKFWQTGQHMEGFGQGNVVSEEQKLDRADRFSMTTLPKHSRMPHLLPQNKGKNDDPI; translated from the exons ATGGAAGAGATAAAGAATTTCTCTGGAACATCTCTTCTTGTACCATCAGTTCAAGAGTTGGCCAAGAACAATATTTCAGCAGTTCCAGCAAGATATATTCAATCTCAACTTGAAGAATTTGTCATCAATGAAACTGATGATGGTATACTTGAAATTCCAGTTATTAATATGAAGAAATTGCTTTCTTTAGAATTTGGGAGTGAAGAATTGGCTAAGCTTCACCTTGCATGCAAAGATTGGGGATTCTTCCAG GTGGTAAATCATGATGTTAGTTCTTCCTTAGTGGAGACAGTAGAGTTGGAGATTCATGAATTCTTCAACCTTCCAATGTCTGAAAAGAAAAAGTTTTGGCAAACTGGACAACATATGGAGGGATTTGGACAAGGAAATGTTGTGAGTGAAGAACAAAAGCTTGATCGGGCTGATAGGTTTTCTATGACAACGCTTCCTAAACACTCTAGAATGCCTCACTTACTTCCACAAAATaag